A portion of the Luxibacter massiliensis genome contains these proteins:
- a CDS encoding AzlC family ABC transporter permease — protein sequence MSGYRTAFKKAFPYTIPVLTGYLFIGIAFGVMYAEKGYSAWWAVLMSLLVYAGSGQYLAVNFFVPGISFLQVIFMTLMVNIRHVFYGLSLLERFNKIGKKRWYMIFGLTDETYSLLCTAKVPKEVEEEKFLFAISALDQSYWVIGSAIGGILKSVLPFNAEGIEFAMTALFVVIFIEQWMERKNRLPAVIGAGSALLCLQIFGSGSFVFPTMILSILILFASRKRLEKEVGTCL from the coding sequence AGGGTATAGGACAGCGTTTAAAAAAGCTTTCCCTTATACAATTCCGGTATTGACAGGATATCTGTTCATTGGGATTGCATTCGGGGTAATGTATGCGGAGAAAGGGTATTCAGCTTGGTGGGCCGTGCTGATGAGCCTGCTGGTTTATGCAGGTTCAGGGCAGTATTTGGCGGTGAATTTTTTTGTGCCGGGAATTTCTTTTTTACAGGTTATTTTCATGACATTGATGGTGAACATCCGCCATGTATTCTATGGGCTTTCTCTTTTGGAAAGATTTAATAAGATAGGGAAAAAGAGATGGTATATGATTTTTGGCCTGACGGATGAGACATATTCTCTTCTCTGTACGGCAAAGGTGCCAAAAGAAGTGGAAGAAGAGAAGTTTTTGTTTGCCATATCTGCGCTGGACCAAAGCTACTGGGTAATTGGATCTGCCATAGGCGGAATACTTAAAAGCGTACTTCCCTTTAATGCGGAGGGGATTGAATTTGCAATGACTGCCCTGTTTGTAGTTATATTTATAGAACAGTGGATGGAAAGGAAGAACAGGCTGCCGGCTGTCATTGGCGCAGGTTCCGCTCTTTTATGCCTGCAGATATTCGGGAGCGGGAGTTTTGTGTTCCCCACGATGATACTGAGTATACTGATCTTATTTGCATCCAGGAAACGCCTGGAGAAGGAGGTGGGGACATGCCTCTAA
- a CDS encoding branched-chain amino acid transporter permease: MPLNTAASLLVILAVALTTFATRALPFLIFPKGRPVPKTVEYLGRVLTPAVIGMLVIYCLKDTPIVSAPHGIPEAAAVLAVVLLHLWKRNNLLSIGGGTILYMFLVQAVF; encoded by the coding sequence ATGCCTCTAAATACAGCTGCTTCTCTGCTGGTCATACTGGCAGTGGCTTTGACCACATTTGCAACCAGGGCTCTGCCCTTCCTGATATTCCCAAAGGGCAGGCCGGTCCCCAAGACAGTAGAGTATCTGGGCAGGGTCCTGACCCCTGCAGTTATCGGCATGCTGGTCATATACTGCCTGAAGGACACCCCGATAGTTTCAGCGCCTCATGGGATTCCTGAGGCGGCGGCAGTGCTGGCGGTGGTCCTGCTTCATCTGTGGAAGCGGAACAATCTTTTGAGTATTGGGGGCGGCACAATTTTGTATATGTTTCTTGTGCAGGCCGTATTTTAG
- a CDS encoding ABC transporter ATP-binding protein, which produces MKPILECQGLTKKYNNFFALSNLSLTLERGQIVGLLGPNGSGKTTLIKLINGLITPTAGNVMVNSMAPGVETKSRVSYLPERSYLNDHMRVNEILGYFTDFYNDFSLERAKTMLLDLDIDPGARLHTLSKGTREKVQLILVMSRDAELYILDEPIGGVDPAARDYILQTILTNYSENATILLSTHLITDIENILDRVLFLQNGQLTLNASVDEIRTERGKSVDALFREVFKC; this is translated from the coding sequence ATGAAACCGATTCTGGAATGTCAGGGATTAACGAAAAAATATAATAACTTCTTTGCCCTCTCTAATCTCAGCCTAACTCTGGAGAGAGGCCAGATTGTGGGACTTTTGGGTCCCAATGGAAGTGGAAAGACCACTTTGATCAAACTCATCAACGGACTTATCACCCCCACTGCCGGCAATGTCATGGTAAACAGCATGGCTCCGGGAGTTGAGACAAAGAGCCGGGTATCCTATCTGCCGGAACGCAGCTATCTGAATGACCATATGCGGGTCAATGAAATATTGGGATATTTTACAGATTTTTATAATGACTTCAGCCTGGAGAGGGCAAAGACCATGCTCCTTGACCTGGACATAGACCCCGGCGCGCGCCTGCACACTCTTTCCAAAGGCACACGTGAGAAAGTACAACTTATCCTTGTCATGAGCCGGGATGCCGAACTTTATATACTGGATGAACCTATCGGGGGAGTGGATCCCGCGGCACGCGACTATATTCTCCAGACTATCCTGACTAACTACAGCGAAAACGCTACTATTTTGCTGTCCACTCATCTGATCACTGATATTGAAAATATTTTAGACCGGGTTTTATTCCTACAGAACGGACAGCTCACCCTCAACGCTTCTGTAGATGAAATCCGGACAGAGCGTGGGAAATCTGTAGATGCATTATTCAGGGAGGTATTCAAATGTTAG
- a CDS encoding GntR family transcriptional regulator, which produces MPWDLENDRPIYLQLMERIQHDIIAGIYKPGDKLPSVRDLALNASVNPNTMQKALSELERSGLVYSQRTSGRFITEDKTMLQKMRLELASQHIQQFFEKMKQLGFQEEETLELIREVLKGDSVNETDSGMSGINEKI; this is translated from the coding sequence ATGCCATGGGATTTAGAAAATGACCGTCCGATTTACCTTCAGCTGATGGAACGCATCCAGCATGATATCATCGCCGGGATTTATAAACCTGGAGACAAGCTGCCCTCGGTCCGTGATCTGGCGCTGAATGCTTCCGTAAATCCAAACACAATGCAAAAGGCCCTGTCTGAGCTGGAACGCAGTGGCCTTGTCTACTCACAAAGAACCAGTGGCCGTTTCATAACTGAGGATAAAACCATGCTGCAAAAGATGAGGCTGGAACTGGCCTCCCAGCATATACAGCAGTTTTTTGAAAAGATGAAGCAGCTAGGTTTTCAGGAGGAAGAGACTTTAGAATTAATCCGTGAAGTATTAAAGGGGGACAGTGTAAATGAAACCGATTCTGGAATGTCAGGGATTAACGAAAAAATATAA
- a CDS encoding deoxyribonuclease IV has translation MKIGSHVGMSGKDMLLGSAKEAASYGANTFMFYTGAPQNTRRKEISELNIGPAWEYMKEHGIDEIIVHAPYIINLGNAVKPETFELAVEFLDKEIQRTIACKSHILVLHPGAHVGEGTKRGTQQIIQGLNEVLQSGTDCLVALETMAGKGSEIGRSFEELACIYDGVTHNDKLRVCFDTCHTSDSGYDIIHHFDDVIAKFDRLLGKEQIALFHINDSKNVPGAAKDRHANIGFGHIGFDALHNIVHHKDFADIPKILETPYIPSPTKEKKSYAPYKYEIEMLRNGCFDPGMPDRIIRDNEKNVL, from the coding sequence ATGAAGATTGGATCACACGTCGGAATGAGCGGTAAGGACATGCTGTTGGGTTCCGCAAAAGAAGCGGCCTCCTATGGAGCCAATACTTTTATGTTTTACACTGGCGCGCCTCAGAACACACGGCGCAAAGAGATCAGCGAACTAAATATTGGCCCTGCATGGGAATACATGAAAGAGCACGGCATTGATGAAATCATTGTCCATGCCCCATATATTATTAATCTTGGAAATGCCGTGAAGCCTGAAACTTTTGAACTGGCTGTAGAGTTCCTAGATAAGGAGATACAAAGGACCATAGCCTGCAAAAGCCACATCCTCGTGCTCCACCCCGGCGCCCATGTGGGAGAAGGCACTAAGAGGGGCACCCAGCAGATTATCCAGGGTTTAAATGAAGTTCTGCAAAGCGGCACTGACTGTCTGGTCGCACTGGAAACCATGGCCGGAAAAGGCTCTGAAATCGGACGCTCCTTCGAGGAGCTTGCCTGTATTTATGATGGGGTGACTCACAATGATAAGCTCCGGGTCTGCTTCGATACCTGCCATACAAGTGACAGCGGTTATGATATCATTCATCATTTTGATGATGTCATAGCCAAGTTTGACCGGCTGTTGGGCAAGGAACAGATTGCCCTTTTCCATATCAATGACAGTAAGAATGTGCCTGGTGCGGCCAAAGACAGGCATGCCAATATCGGCTTTGGCCATATTGGCTTTGACGCTCTCCATAATATCGTGCACCACAAAGATTTTGCAGATATACCCAAAATCCTTGAGACGCCGTATATACCATCCCCCACAAAGGAAAAGAAATCCTATGCTCCCTATAAATATGAAATTGAAATGCTGAGAAACGGATGCTTTGACCCCGGGATGCCCGACAGAATTATCAGGGACAATGAAAAGAACGTACTCTAA
- the argS gene encoding arginine--tRNA ligase yields MKTLLELITIEVEKAFKNAGYEEAFGKVTLSNRPDLCEYQCNGAMAAAKTYKKAPAVIAGEVAEQLKGCNCFSMTEAVNPGFINLKARESFLAQYLCDMALDSMMGVEREENPRTVIVDYGGPNVAKPLHVGHLRSAIIGESVKRIARFKGNHVIGDIHLGDWGYQMGLIITELKSRQPGLPYFDASFEGEYPKEAPFTIGELEEIYPAASARAKEDEKYREEALKATFELQNGRPGYRAVWKHIMGISVEDLKKNYQKLKVEFDLWKGEADVQEYIPGMVDMLKKEGYAYYDDGALVVDVRQEGDKKEVPPCMILKSDGAALYDTTDLATLVEREKLYSPDEIIYLADKRQELHFVQVFRCARKTGIVRPEVELKFLGFGTMNGKDGKPFKTRDGGVMRLEKLISEINGEMYKKITENRTVSQEEAEDTSQIVGLAAIKYGDLSNQASKDYIFDVDRFTSFEGNTGPYILYTMVRIKSILNKYQENGGEFEGVAVQPPCSEYEKTVMLETAKFNDVINTAYMETAPHKICAYLFDLSNAFNRFYHETKILAEEDKTRREGYIALLKMILRILEICIGLLGFDAPERM; encoded by the coding sequence GTGAAGACATTGCTGGAACTGATTACAATAGAGGTAGAAAAAGCATTTAAGAATGCCGGATACGAGGAGGCGTTTGGAAAGGTGACATTGTCTAACCGCCCGGATTTATGTGAGTATCAGTGCAATGGTGCCATGGCGGCTGCCAAGACATATAAAAAAGCTCCCGCTGTGATTGCAGGGGAGGTGGCAGAGCAGCTGAAGGGATGTAACTGCTTTTCTATGACAGAGGCGGTAAACCCGGGGTTTATCAACCTGAAGGCTAGAGAAAGCTTTTTGGCGCAGTATCTTTGTGATATGGCCTTAGATAGCATGATGGGGGTGGAACGGGAAGAAAACCCCAGGACAGTCATAGTGGATTACGGCGGCCCGAATGTAGCAAAACCTCTTCATGTGGGGCATCTCCGCTCCGCTATTATTGGGGAAAGCGTGAAACGTATTGCACGGTTCAAAGGCAATCATGTGATTGGGGATATCCACCTGGGAGACTGGGGATACCAGATGGGGCTTATCATTACTGAACTTAAAAGCCGTCAGCCGGGACTCCCATATTTTGATGCGTCTTTTGAAGGGGAGTATCCGAAAGAAGCGCCGTTTACTATCGGAGAACTGGAGGAAATCTATCCTGCCGCCAGTGCCAGGGCGAAGGAGGATGAAAAATACCGTGAGGAAGCACTTAAGGCGACTTTTGAGCTGCAGAATGGCCGGCCTGGCTATCGTGCGGTCTGGAAACATATTATGGGCATCTCTGTGGAGGATTTAAAAAAGAATTATCAGAAACTTAAGGTGGAATTCGATCTCTGGAAAGGTGAGGCAGATGTACAGGAGTATATTCCCGGCATGGTGGATATGCTTAAGAAGGAGGGGTATGCTTACTACGATGATGGCGCACTTGTGGTGGATGTGCGCCAGGAAGGGGACAAGAAGGAAGTGCCTCCGTGCATGATACTGAAATCAGACGGGGCAGCCCTCTATGACACGACAGACCTGGCAACACTCGTAGAGCGTGAAAAGCTGTATTCACCGGATGAGATCATCTATCTGGCAGATAAGCGCCAGGAGCTGCACTTTGTACAAGTGTTCCGCTGTGCAAGGAAGACAGGGATTGTGCGCCCGGAAGTGGAATTGAAATTCTTAGGTTTTGGGACAATGAACGGGAAGGACGGCAAACCTTTTAAAACCCGGGATGGCGGTGTGATGCGGCTGGAGAAGCTGATCAGTGAGATTAACGGGGAGATGTATAAGAAGATTACAGAGAACCGTACTGTTTCCCAGGAAGAAGCTGAGGATACGTCTCAAATAGTAGGCTTGGCCGCAATTAAGTATGGGGATTTATCGAATCAGGCATCTAAAGATTATATATTTGATGTGGACAGATTTACTTCATTTGAAGGGAACACCGGCCCCTATATTTTATATACAATGGTGCGTATTAAATCAATCCTGAATAAATATCAGGAAAACGGCGGAGAGTTTGAGGGAGTGGCCGTTCAGCCGCCTTGCAGTGAATATGAAAAGACAGTAATGCTGGAGACGGCCAAATTTAATGATGTAATCAATACCGCATATATGGAGACGGCCCCCCACAAAATTTGTGCTTATTTATTTGACCTTTCCAATGCTTTTAATAGATTCTACCATGAGACAAAAATTCTGGCTGAGGAGGATAAAACGCGCCGAGAGGGATATATTGCGCTGCTTAAGATGATTTTGAGGATTCTGGAGATTTGTATCGGCCTGCTTGGGTTCGATGCACCGGAAAGGATGTAG
- a CDS encoding alanyl-tRNA editing protein — MTEKLFYVDSHLKEFTAVVELCRPRDDRYEVVLDRTAFFPEGGGQYADTGRLGDVLVSDARERGGLIYHLTDGPLPVGAEVEGRIDWGTRFMKMQQHTGEHIVSGLVHARLGYNNVGFHLGSGDCTMDFDGEITREVLMEIEQAANEAAVSNLEVLVSYPAESELAGLEYRSKIEIEGQVRIVTIPGYDVCACCAPHVKRTGEIGMIKLTNVQRYKGGARVTMLCGYRALADYRTKEEQTRQISSLLCARENRVADAVVHLKEEHTRQKARLAQMQKILLKYKAQEIPKTEQFVCLFEEELEGDGPRILMNLILENGRAACVVFQKTGVESFRYVMGSRTVDMRPLAREFHGQFGGRGGGKPEMVQGSAQGSKDEMRAWMQKKGKEILNV, encoded by the coding sequence ATGACGGAGAAATTGTTCTATGTGGATAGCCATTTAAAAGAATTTACGGCAGTAGTTGAATTATGCCGTCCAAGAGATGACAGGTATGAGGTGGTTCTTGACAGAACCGCCTTTTTTCCCGAGGGCGGGGGACAGTATGCAGATACAGGGAGGCTCGGGGATGTACTGGTGTCAGATGCAAGGGAAAGGGGTGGCCTTATTTATCATCTGACAGATGGGCCCCTCCCTGTGGGGGCGGAGGTAGAAGGGCGTATTGACTGGGGAACACGTTTTATGAAAATGCAGCAGCATACAGGGGAGCATATTGTCTCGGGTCTGGTCCATGCACGGCTGGGATATAATAATGTAGGCTTCCATCTGGGCAGCGGGGACTGTACCATGGATTTTGACGGGGAGATTACACGGGAGGTACTTATGGAGATTGAGCAGGCTGCGAATGAAGCGGCAGTCAGCAATCTCGAGGTTCTGGTAAGTTATCCTGCAGAAAGTGAGCTGGCTGGCTTGGAATACAGAAGTAAAATCGAGATAGAGGGCCAGGTGAGGATCGTCACCATACCGGGGTATGATGTGTGCGCCTGCTGTGCGCCCCATGTAAAGAGAACCGGTGAGATAGGGATGATTAAGCTTACTAACGTCCAGCGGTATAAGGGAGGAGCCAGGGTAACGATGCTTTGCGGATACCGGGCCCTGGCAGATTATAGGACGAAGGAAGAACAGACAAGGCAGATATCCTCTTTATTGTGTGCCAGGGAGAACCGGGTTGCTGATGCAGTGGTGCATTTGAAAGAAGAACATACACGGCAGAAGGCCAGGCTTGCACAGATGCAGAAAATATTGCTTAAGTACAAAGCACAAGAGATCCCAAAGACAGAGCAGTTTGTATGCCTTTTTGAAGAAGAACTGGAGGGGGATGGGCCAAGGATCCTGATGAACCTGATTTTAGAAAATGGAAGGGCAGCCTGTGTTGTGTTCCAGAAAACAGGGGTTGAAAGTTTCCGTTACGTAATGGGGAGCAGGACCGTGGATATGCGCCCTCTTGCCCGAGAGTTTCATGGGCAGTTTGGCGGACGTGGGGGCGGAAAGCCAGAGATGGTACAGGGATCTGCACAAGGCAGTAAGGATGAAATGAGGGCGTGGATGCAAAAGAAAGGAAAGGAGATACTAAATGTATAA
- a CDS encoding CPBP family intramembrane glutamic endopeptidase: MYKNPNSKQFWRLCGPLLLYWGIEFVIRFFAEIIVIIPHIGEIVAENKITGTLTQDEIMELAMQNAEKVYTILQQYQVEILTAAAICTIPLTLTLFLMDRKREKSFQIPQNKKADTWRYVQIVVLGAALCTGMNCLSIMTNLAFASSAYQEVSEIFYSASLPVQYICLGVIIPVTEELMFRGILFRRFREQNSPMKAALLAALLFSISHGNMVQFIYTFVLGVFLGYTYEKFGSFKAPVVLHIVVNMISLILTDTGALTWLSDEPLRMGIVTVICAFAGSAMFVLIQKINEKPDGGGPSEESNISPDMFR; this comes from the coding sequence ATGTATAAAAATCCGAATTCGAAGCAGTTCTGGCGCCTTTGCGGGCCTCTTCTTCTATACTGGGGCATAGAGTTTGTCATAAGGTTCTTTGCTGAGATTATTGTAATTATCCCCCATATAGGGGAGATCGTGGCAGAAAACAAGATTACGGGCACTTTAACTCAGGATGAAATCATGGAATTAGCCATGCAGAATGCCGAAAAGGTGTATACAATACTTCAGCAGTACCAGGTAGAGATCCTGACAGCAGCGGCAATATGTACCATCCCGCTGACACTCACCTTGTTTCTCATGGACAGAAAAAGAGAGAAATCATTTCAGATCCCACAGAATAAAAAGGCTGATACATGGAGGTATGTTCAGATTGTGGTTCTGGGGGCGGCATTATGTACGGGGATGAACTGTCTATCTATTATGACTAACCTGGCTTTTGCCAGCAGTGCCTATCAGGAAGTATCTGAGATTTTTTATTCAGCATCCCTGCCCGTACAGTATATCTGCCTGGGGGTGATTATTCCGGTGACGGAGGAGCTTATGTTCAGAGGGATACTGTTCAGGCGGTTCAGAGAGCAGAATAGTCCCATGAAGGCAGCCTTGCTTGCGGCGCTGTTGTTTAGTATTTCTCATGGGAATATGGTACAATTTATCTATACATTTGTTTTAGGTGTGTTTTTAGGGTATACGTATGAGAAATTTGGTTCATTTAAAGCGCCGGTTGTGCTGCACATTGTGGTAAATATGATCTCTTTGATACTGACAGACACCGGGGCGCTTACATGGTTGTCTGATGAACCCCTGAGGATGGGCATCGTGACAGTTATATGTGCATTTGCAGGTTCGGCTATGTTTGTGCTGATCCAAAAAATTAATGAAAAGCCAGACGGAGGGGGCCCCTCTGAGGAGAGCAATATATCACCGGACATGTTCCGGTAG
- a CDS encoding AraC family transcriptional regulator, whose translation MHTKDSIHEEIALHQQIPIRIFRAQHQTVVHSHDCLELNYVESGSGLFLIEEQEYEVEQGDFVVINNLERHIIIPDKGYVSLVTVFDARLLLGHANEQEFLAPFFKRSSAFSHVVRLREEERQGLLLCYYGMLREYQTQDKGWETMIKAQITQFLVGVCRYYEQEEGLEAGKITFRKDYEKIRPAVEYIHNNFKENITLDVLAARTMLSIPHFEAVFREVMKMRPFNYIQQIRIDNCTLLLTSSDLSVSEIAFASGFNNLSYFNRQFLKETGMTPREYRKKKLFS comes from the coding sequence ATGCATACGAAAGATTCAATCCATGAGGAGATAGCGCTTCATCAGCAAATTCCTATAAGGATATTCAGGGCCCAGCATCAGACGGTAGTGCACAGCCATGATTGCCTGGAATTAAATTATGTGGAATCTGGGAGCGGCCTGTTTCTGATAGAAGAACAGGAATATGAAGTGGAACAGGGTGATTTTGTGGTTATCAATAACCTGGAGCGGCATATCATTATACCTGATAAAGGCTATGTGAGCCTTGTCACAGTATTTGATGCCAGGCTTTTACTGGGGCATGCCAATGAGCAGGAATTTCTGGCCCCATTTTTTAAAAGAAGCTCTGCTTTTTCTCATGTGGTCAGGCTGAGGGAGGAGGAGAGGCAGGGCCTGCTGTTATGCTATTACGGTATGCTCAGGGAGTACCAGACCCAGGATAAAGGCTGGGAGACCATGATTAAGGCCCAGATAACACAGTTTCTGGTGGGAGTATGCAGATATTATGAGCAGGAAGAAGGGTTAGAGGCAGGAAAGATAACTTTCAGGAAGGATTATGAAAAAATCCGGCCTGCTGTAGAGTATATCCATAACAATTTTAAAGAAAATATTACATTGGATGTCCTGGCAGCCAGGACCATGCTCAGTATTCCGCATTTCGAGGCCGTGTTTCGGGAAGTAATGAAAATGCGGCCTTTTAATTATATCCAGCAGATACGTATTGATAACTGCACGCTGCTTCTTACATCTTCTGACCTATCTGTGTCGGAGATTGCTTTTGCTTCTGGGTTTAATAATCTATCTTATTTTAACCGGCAGTTTTTAAAAGAGACTGGCATGACTCCCAGGGAATACCGGAAAAAGAAGTTGTTTTCATAG
- a CDS encoding Gfo/Idh/MocA family protein codes for MDNHIFTLGVLGLGEGRSIMSAALTSDMWRLGNICDLNEELCKQRCEEFHFDKYTLDYEEMLKDPEIDVIGIYTPDQLHAKHIIMALEAGKHVICTKPLLDSLDPAIDLLEAQKKSGKKVFVGQSSRYFEPMLHQRADYEAGKHGEIAMIETHYIGDHRWMFTRDWCRNPDFTWLYQCMVHSIDLAIWYLGDVTEVYGVGRTTENTKEYGVNVPDMLAFILKNGQGLSAVVEGGYTTPALDTDVQQTISCTIRGTKGISQAGYPRLKYDTNFNAESAGPDHSSHEGMEHKTFQDKHGYYFRFEGETHHAGEYQNYLEYFARCLNQGETPTPDIREGVHTMAVVEAMAESLRTNQVVKVQDILSKRNIQLS; via the coding sequence ATGGATAATCATATTTTTACACTGGGAGTACTTGGTCTTGGAGAGGGAAGGAGCATTATGTCTGCAGCGCTTACAAGTGATATGTGGAGGCTGGGGAACATATGTGATTTAAATGAAGAATTATGTAAACAAAGATGTGAAGAATTTCATTTTGATAAATATACATTAGATTATGAAGAGATGCTGAAAGATCCGGAGATTGATGTGATTGGGATCTATACCCCGGATCAGCTTCATGCAAAGCACATTATTATGGCCCTTGAGGCGGGAAAGCATGTTATCTGTACAAAACCACTTCTGGACAGCCTGGATCCGGCAATTGATTTGCTGGAGGCCCAGAAAAAAAGTGGGAAAAAAGTGTTTGTAGGGCAGAGCTCCCGCTATTTTGAGCCAATGCTCCACCAAAGAGCTGATTATGAGGCAGGGAAACATGGTGAGATTGCTATGATCGAGACTCATTATATAGGCGACCACAGATGGATGTTTACAAGGGATTGGTGCAGGAATCCTGATTTTACATGGCTGTATCAGTGCATGGTGCATTCTATTGACCTGGCCATTTGGTATCTGGGGGATGTAACTGAGGTATACGGGGTAGGCAGGACAACAGAGAATACAAAAGAGTACGGAGTCAATGTGCCAGATATGCTGGCATTTATCCTTAAGAACGGCCAGGGACTTTCGGCTGTGGTGGAAGGCGGTTATACAACCCCGGCTTTGGATACAGATGTCCAGCAGACAATTTCCTGTACAATCAGAGGGACAAAGGGAATATCCCAGGCGGGTTATCCCAGGCTGAAATATGATACCAACTTCAACGCAGAATCTGCCGGACCTGACCACTCTTCACATGAGGGGATGGAACATAAAACCTTCCAGGATAAGCATGGCTATTACTTCCGGTTTGAGGGAGAGACACACCATGCAGGAGAGTATCAGAATTATCTGGAATATTTTGCACGCTGCCTGAACCAAGGGGAGACTCCGACTCCGGATATCCGCGAAGGTGTACATACAATGGCTGTGGTAGAAGCAATGGCAGAGTCCCTGAGGACGAACCAGGTCGTAAAAGTCCAGGATATTCTGAGTAAAAGAAATATCCAGCTTTCTTAA
- a CDS encoding MFS transporter, producing MVKSSVKVQRNWKLMISLALNLSVLFALYNAVISVFIPNQVANIDAQRAASNLAVVMTVEMLFAMFIQPIVGALSDRTRCRFGRRTPWIVGGAVLGAAGLYLMSFQTTIAGLTVFWILAAVSLNAMNGPLVTTIADRFAEEERGGVSGVTGAAQTAAGSLGIVIAGYLAGRLGMGYLAFAAAIAIACILFCLTNPEPSSKDMEMEPFNLKEFIKGFWVNPKEYPDFGWAFFARFLMNIGYQGAVAYQLYILRNYIGLSNAESNHVIGRVSAVMMVGLLISSLCSGWLSDYFKKRKRFVIFAAAIMACALVMPLLIPSVTGMLLYAGFMGLGYGTYIAVDYALLIEVLPNSGENAGKDLGVLTIAQNTPQALCPLIAVALLNLTGQNYASIFVFGVIVVAASALCIVPIKSVK from the coding sequence ATGGTAAAAAGTAGTGTAAAAGTACAACGTAACTGGAAACTTATGATTTCCCTTGCGTTGAATCTCTCAGTCTTATTTGCCCTATATAACGCGGTAATTTCAGTTTTTATACCAAATCAGGTGGCTAACATTGATGCCCAGAGGGCTGCCTCTAATCTGGCGGTGGTCATGACAGTGGAAATGTTGTTCGCCATGTTTATACAGCCTATCGTAGGTGCATTGTCTGACCGTACAAGATGCAGGTTTGGAAGGAGGACCCCATGGATCGTGGGGGGAGCCGTGCTGGGTGCGGCAGGACTGTATCTAATGTCTTTTCAGACTACGATTGCAGGACTGACGGTTTTCTGGATCCTGGCGGCTGTCTCCCTCAATGCCATGAACGGGCCTTTGGTCACTACCATTGCGGACCGGTTTGCGGAGGAAGAAAGAGGGGGAGTATCTGGAGTTACAGGTGCTGCACAGACGGCGGCGGGTTCCCTTGGGATAGTCATCGCGGGGTATCTGGCAGGACGGCTTGGCATGGGATATCTGGCCTTTGCAGCCGCCATTGCCATAGCCTGCATCCTATTTTGCCTTACGAACCCAGAACCATCGTCTAAGGATATGGAGATGGAACCCTTCAATCTGAAGGAATTTATAAAAGGTTTTTGGGTGAATCCAAAAGAATACCCTGATTTTGGCTGGGCATTTTTTGCAAGGTTTTTAATGAATATCGGGTATCAGGGTGCAGTTGCGTACCAGCTTTATATTTTGAGGAATTATATAGGACTGAGCAATGCAGAATCCAACCATGTTATCGGGAGGGTGTCGGCAGTGATGATGGTGGGCCTGCTGATTTCCAGTCTTTGCTCCGGCTGGCTGTCCGATTATTTTAAGAAAAGGAAACGGTTTGTGATATTTGCAGCGGCTATTATGGCCTGCGCCCTTGTTATGCCCCTGTTAATCCCAAGCGTAACGGGTATGCTGCTTTATGCCGGGTTTATGGGATTAGGGTACGGAACCTATATTGCCGTAGATTATGCGCTTCTTATAGAAGTACTCCCAAACAGCGGGGAAAATGCAGGGAAAGATTTGGGGGTGCTGACTATCGCGCAGAATACACCTCAGGCGCTCTGTCCTCTCATCGCAGTTGCATTGCTGAACCTGACAGGGCAGAATTATGCTTCTATCTTTGTATTTGGGGTAATTGTGGTAGCGGCGTCAGCGCTGTGCATCGTCCCTATAAAATCTGTAAAATAG